Proteins encoded together in one Chitinophaga sp. LS1 window:
- a CDS encoding protein-glutamate O-methyltransferase CheR produces the protein MKENVHHLTDEEVNILLNDLLEQYGYDFTDYSFASVKRRLQRVYTNDRFPSFAEFRYRVRMDSTYLTYLMEQITVNVTEMFRDPAFFQALRKQVLPVLATYPFIRIWHAGCSTGEEVYSMAILLKEMNLLHKSVIYATDINESVLEKARKGIFPLAYMQQYSQNYQQSGGQHDFSQYYAANYEYAKFSESLSEKIVFSAHNLVTDRSFNEFQLIICRNVLIYFNKELQDKVLHLFSESLEPLGFMALGAKETLRFTTVAPLFKPLAQKEKIWRKIAT, from the coding sequence ATGAAGGAGAATGTACACCATTTGACGGATGAGGAAGTAAATATATTGTTGAACGACTTGTTGGAACAATATGGGTACGACTTTACGGATTATTCTTTCGCTTCTGTCAAGCGGAGGTTACAAAGAGTATATACAAATGACAGGTTTCCAAGTTTTGCTGAATTTCGCTATAGAGTGAGAATGGACAGTACTTACCTCACCTACCTGATGGAGCAGATCACGGTCAATGTAACGGAGATGTTTCGGGATCCTGCGTTTTTTCAGGCATTGCGCAAACAGGTGCTGCCGGTTTTGGCCACATATCCGTTTATCAGGATCTGGCATGCAGGGTGTTCTACTGGTGAAGAGGTGTATTCCATGGCGATCTTATTAAAGGAGATGAACCTGTTACACAAGTCAGTTATTTATGCGACCGATATCAACGAGAGTGTGTTGGAGAAAGCCCGCAAGGGGATTTTCCCTTTAGCCTATATGCAGCAGTATTCACAGAATTATCAGCAGTCTGGCGGACAACATGATTTTTCTCAGTATTATGCAGCAAATTATGAGTACGCAAAATTTTCAGAGAGTCTGAGTGAGAAGATCGTTTTTTCAGCGCACAATTTAGTGACAGATCGTTCTTTTAATGAATTTCAACTGATAATCTGCCGCAATGTGTTGATTTATTTTAACAAGGAATTGCAGGACAAGGTATTGCACCTGTTTAGTGAGAGCCTTGAGCCGCTGGGCTTTATGGCGCTGGGTGCGAAGGAAACATTGCGGTTTACAACCGTCGCGCCGTTGTTCAAACCATTGGCACAGAAAGAAAAAATCTGGAGAAAAATAGCTACATGA
- a CDS encoding cation:proton antiporter has product MIHLAPLIKDLALILIAAAVTTLIFKRLRQPLVLGYIVAGLLVGQHVSLVPTVSDEKNIHIWSEIGVIFLLFSLGLEFSFKKLIKVGGAASITAIVEVIFMLALGYLLGQIMGWNAMDSIFLGGIISISSTTIIIRAFEELGVKGLKFAGLVFGILVVEDLVAIVLLVLLSTLAVSRQFEGGEMLISVVKLVFFLIAWFVAGIFFIPSLLRMTKKIMNEETLLVTSVGLCLLMVVLATQVGFSPALGAFIMGSILAETTQAEKIEHLVKPVKELFGAVFFVSVGMLIDPSMLVKYAVPVLIITVVTLIGKTLSTGLGALLSGQPLKTSVQAGMSLAQIGEFSFIIAQLGLTLNVTSEFLYPVAVAVSAVTTFTTPYMIKLSGPVYEKLSDMLPHRWRTAINRYSAAAQTISVVSDWKVLLKSYFTNIVICTVVLLAIILLSSYYLLPMSGKYNWGRIASAVVTLFLLMPFLWALGFRRISSAESNRIWEQKKYRGPLMLLRIARIVVAVFLVGFFIDRFFSYSVALAVTAIMIVLIFVLRHKIGDFYTTIEERFFTNFNARDTKVGNINKSVLAPWDAHLAVSEIKPLSPVVGQTLEELRLRENYGINIALINRSGMKMYAPDKNARLFPGDVVTAIGTDEQLQKFNHYLEPANAAIAVPVNDGDPIALKQFLVAERSALEGKTIREAGIRERTSGIVLGIERKGQRLLNPASLTVLQAGDIVWIAGSGGKLYAWLKEINAKKD; this is encoded by the coding sequence ATGATTCATTTAGCACCGTTAATTAAAGACCTGGCATTAATCCTGATAGCAGCAGCTGTTACCACCCTCATATTCAAGCGTCTACGTCAGCCGCTGGTACTGGGGTACATTGTAGCAGGCCTGCTGGTAGGCCAACACGTCTCGCTTGTTCCAACCGTTTCCGATGAAAAAAATATCCATATATGGTCTGAAATAGGTGTTATCTTTTTACTCTTCAGCCTCGGCCTCGAATTCAGTTTTAAGAAACTAATTAAAGTAGGTGGGGCCGCCTCCATTACCGCCATCGTAGAAGTCATTTTCATGCTCGCCCTCGGTTACCTCCTGGGGCAGATAATGGGATGGAACGCTATGGACAGCATCTTCCTGGGGGGTATCATATCTATATCTTCTACTACTATTATTATAAGGGCCTTCGAAGAATTGGGCGTGAAAGGCCTGAAATTCGCCGGCCTCGTATTCGGTATCCTCGTCGTTGAAGACCTGGTCGCCATCGTACTGCTGGTGTTATTATCGACCCTTGCCGTAAGCCGACAGTTCGAAGGCGGAGAAATGCTGATCTCCGTAGTTAAACTCGTTTTCTTCCTCATTGCCTGGTTTGTGGCTGGGATCTTCTTTATACCCAGTCTGCTACGCATGACGAAGAAGATCATGAACGAAGAAACCCTGCTGGTTACGTCCGTTGGCTTATGTCTGCTCATGGTGGTGCTGGCTACCCAGGTAGGTTTTTCTCCTGCACTCGGCGCTTTCATCATGGGCTCTATCTTAGCCGAAACGACCCAGGCGGAAAAGATCGAACACCTTGTAAAACCTGTAAAGGAATTGTTCGGTGCCGTCTTCTTTGTTTCTGTAGGCATGTTGATCGACCCTTCTATGCTGGTAAAATATGCCGTACCTGTACTCATCATCACCGTCGTAACACTGATAGGTAAGACATTGAGTACCGGGTTAGGTGCACTTTTATCCGGCCAGCCTTTGAAGACCTCCGTACAGGCAGGGATGAGTCTTGCACAGATCGGGGAGTTCTCGTTTATCATCGCCCAACTCGGTCTCACGCTCAATGTAACAAGTGAATTCCTATACCCGGTAGCTGTGGCAGTATCGGCAGTGACTACCTTCACGACTCCATATATGATCAAACTATCCGGCCCTGTTTATGAAAAACTGTCAGATATGTTGCCGCATCGCTGGAGGACGGCCATCAACCGGTACAGTGCCGCGGCACAAACCATCTCGGTTGTGAGTGACTGGAAGGTATTGCTGAAGAGTTACTTTACAAACATCGTAATTTGTACGGTCGTCCTGCTGGCTATTATATTATTATCCTCCTATTACCTGCTACCAATGTCGGGTAAGTACAACTGGGGGCGTATTGCAAGTGCAGTCGTTACCCTCTTCCTGCTCATGCCTTTTTTGTGGGCACTGGGTTTCAGAAGGATCAGCAGTGCAGAATCGAATCGCATATGGGAACAGAAAAAGTATAGAGGCCCACTGATGCTGTTGCGTATTGCACGTATTGTGGTGGCGGTGTTCCTGGTGGGGTTCTTTATCGACCGGTTCTTCTCTTACTCAGTAGCATTGGCGGTGACGGCGATTATGATTGTATTGATTTTCGTATTGCGCCATAAGATCGGAGATTTTTATACCACGATCGAAGAGCGGTTCTTTACCAACTTCAATGCAAGAGATACGAAAGTGGGGAATATCAATAAGTCGGTGTTGGCTCCCTGGGATGCGCATTTGGCTGTGTCTGAGATCAAACCACTTTCGCCGGTAGTGGGTCAGACACTGGAGGAGTTGCGACTGAGGGAAAATTATGGAATCAATATCGCATTGATCAATAGAAGTGGAATGAAGATGTATGCACCTGATAAAAATGCGAGATTGTTTCCGGGGGATGTGGTTACGGCCATAGGCACGGACGAACAATTGCAGAAGTTCAATCATTACCTTGAACCGGCGAATGCTGCGATAGCTGTACCGGTGAATGATGGAGATCCGATTGCACTGAAGCAGTTTTTGGTGGCAGAAAGATCTGCGCTGGAAGGAAAGACGATTCGGGAAGCAGGGATCAGGGAGCGGACCAGTGGAATTGTGCTGGGGATAGAGCGAAAAGGACAGCGATTGTTGAATCCTGCTTCACTCACAGTGTTGCAGGCAGGAGATATTGTGTGGATTGCAGGAAGCGGTGGTAAATTGTATGCATGGTTGAAGGAGATAAATGCAAAAAAGGATTAA
- a CDS encoding MarR family winged helix-turn-helix transcriptional regulator — protein sequence MRIEQAINQRKFKDDHHKMVVNLLYTGNWLRDSLGANLKSYGLLPQHYNALRIIRGRHPEPVSAGSIKEVMLDKASDVTRLLDKLEKLEYVQRRLCPHNRRKMDINITPKGLKLLDEVNVPMDNFYNDIAERLSAEEAAQLSDLLDKVRR from the coding sequence ATGAGAATTGAACAAGCAATTAATCAGCGTAAGTTTAAGGACGATCATCACAAAATGGTGGTGAACCTCCTTTATACGGGTAACTGGCTGAGAGATTCCCTCGGAGCCAACCTGAAATCCTATGGGCTGTTGCCCCAGCATTACAATGCGCTACGCATTATCCGCGGCCGTCATCCGGAACCTGTTTCTGCCGGTAGCATCAAAGAAGTCATGCTGGACAAAGCGAGCGACGTGACCCGCTTACTCGACAAACTTGAAAAGCTGGAATACGTACAACGCAGATTGTGCCCGCACAACAGGCGTAAAATGGACATCAACATTACACCGAAAGGTTTGAAACTGCTGGACGAAGTCAATGTGCCCATGGATAATTTTTACAATGACATTGCTGAAAGATTAAGTGCCGAAGAAGCTGCGCAGCTGAGCGATTTGCTGGATAAGGTGCGGAGATAG
- a CDS encoding YeeE/YedE family protein has product MLLKLISSPWPWYVAGPIIGLTVPLLLLLGNRSFGISSSLRHICAACFPAKIPFFTYEWKNEIWNLFFAAGIVIGGFVAAHWLADPSPVQISPKLETTLGEFGITDHNDLLPSQLFNWPALLTIRGFILIIVGGFLVGFGTRYAGGCTSGHSIMGLSTLQWPSLVATCCFMAGGFIMSNLVLPFILNLS; this is encoded by the coding sequence ATGCTTTTAAAATTGATCTCATCGCCATGGCCATGGTACGTAGCGGGGCCTATTATCGGACTTACGGTACCCTTGCTGTTATTATTGGGCAATCGCTCATTTGGCATCTCGTCTTCTCTCCGACATATTTGCGCCGCCTGTTTTCCGGCAAAAATTCCCTTTTTCACTTATGAGTGGAAGAATGAGATCTGGAATTTGTTCTTTGCTGCGGGTATAGTGATCGGGGGATTTGTGGCAGCTCACTGGCTGGCAGATCCCTCCCCTGTTCAGATCAGTCCAAAACTGGAAACCACTTTAGGTGAATTTGGCATCACCGACCACAACGATCTGTTACCCAGCCAGTTATTTAACTGGCCAGCTCTACTGACAATCAGGGGTTTTATCCTCATAATTGTAGGAGGATTCCTTGTTGGGTTTGGTACAAGGTATGCCGGCGGGTGTACTTCGGGGCATTCAATTATGGGATTGTCCACTTTGCAATGGCCATCTTTGGTCGCCACTTGTTGTTTTATGGCGGGTGGATTTATTATGTCAAATCTGGTGTTACCTTTTATACTAAACTTATCATGA
- a CDS encoding DUF6691 family protein, whose translation MKNIKYTFAGMLFGIVLVKSQVLSWFRIQEMFHLQSFHMYGVIGSAVVTGLLSVTIIKKFKIRTFGGEEIIIPKKPFSKGNIYGGLLFGFGWALTGACPGPLFAQVGAGFTVMAVALLSAILGTWVYGVVSDKLPH comes from the coding sequence ATGAAGAACATAAAATATACATTTGCCGGGATGCTTTTTGGCATTGTACTGGTGAAATCGCAGGTATTATCCTGGTTTAGGATTCAGGAAATGTTTCATTTACAGTCATTTCATATGTATGGGGTGATTGGGTCGGCGGTAGTTACAGGTCTTCTTTCCGTAACTATCATTAAAAAGTTCAAAATCAGAACGTTCGGTGGTGAAGAGATAATCATTCCAAAGAAGCCTTTTTCGAAGGGGAATATCTATGGAGGGTTGTTATTTGGGTTTGGATGGGCATTGACGGGGGCATGTCCGGGGCCGTTATTTGCACAGGTAGGGGCAGGATTTACCGTGATGGCGGTGGCGCTGCTGAGTGCGATATTGGGTACTTGGGTGTATGGAGTGGTGAGTGATAAATTGCCACATTAG
- a CDS encoding SDR family NAD(P)-dependent oxidoreductase produces MNYALITGASKGIGRSIAIVLAKKKYNLILVARSTSELQVVASELITKYGVQVDYLGIDLSVPTAAGELFEWVQKNQYNISILINNAGYAVWGEFDKTSLEDQNKMLQVNMQTPMALCHHFLPMLLQQPAAYIMNVASTAAYQAVPTLSTYAATKAFMLLFTRGLRADLKGTNVSVTALSPGPVNTNFIDRAGMQAIKATAEKYGMMPDEVARIAVNGMFAKKSELIPGALNAATAFVTRLVPKGMVEKIAGNLYKK; encoded by the coding sequence ATGAATTACGCACTCATTACAGGCGCAAGCAAGGGGATTGGACGTTCCATAGCCATCGTATTGGCTAAAAAAAAGTATAACCTGATTCTTGTAGCAAGATCCACCAGTGAATTGCAGGTAGTAGCCTCGGAACTGATTACTAAGTACGGAGTACAGGTGGACTACCTGGGCATAGATCTCTCTGTTCCAACGGCAGCTGGTGAGTTGTTCGAATGGGTACAGAAAAACCAGTACAACATTTCTATCCTGATCAACAATGCGGGGTATGCTGTATGGGGTGAATTTGACAAGACTTCATTAGAAGATCAGAACAAGATGTTGCAGGTAAACATGCAGACACCGATGGCATTGTGTCATCATTTTCTGCCTATGCTGCTGCAACAACCTGCTGCTTACATTATGAATGTAGCGAGTACCGCTGCTTACCAGGCAGTACCAACACTCAGTACTTATGCGGCTACCAAGGCTTTCATGTTATTATTTACCCGAGGTCTCAGGGCAGATCTGAAAGGCACAAATGTATCAGTAACTGCATTATCACCCGGCCCGGTGAATACCAATTTTATCGACAGAGCCGGTATGCAGGCGATCAAAGCCACTGCAGAAAAGTATGGTATGATGCCGGATGAGGTAGCACGAATTGCCGTAAATGGTATGTTTGCAAAGAAATCTGAATTGATTCCAGGCGCACTGAATGCGGCCACAGCATTTGTCACCCGATTGGTTCCCAAGGGGATGGTTGAAAAAATTGCTGGTAATCTATATAAAAAATAA
- a CDS encoding phytanoyl-CoA dioxygenase family protein, translated as MSTAYTTFTLGDTLTEEQKAFFDEHGYIHFSRFFTPEQVQEIIKASEEVQQKWIAEKREKVNGVPIKYGKDLNGDPIVQRFAFINQHAPVLSEVLQDKRFDALLSLIGPGARLGINEKDGMVFNHYVNGPESKFTKMGWHTDGLRDIFMGGKLNPMLNVGLHLSTLKVENGGLRIIPGTHKQSRLSMLFRKKYFIDHTPDKNEIAITPTAGDVTVHDGRLWHRVALSSVIGEESRRRVIYVPIIAGKYAPKNENSPTQFYQRFAGIVK; from the coding sequence ATGTCTACGGCTTATACTACGTTTACACTAGGTGATACGCTAACCGAAGAACAAAAAGCATTTTTTGACGAGCATGGATACATACACTTTTCCAGGTTCTTTACTCCTGAGCAGGTTCAGGAGATTATCAAAGCATCTGAAGAAGTACAGCAGAAATGGATCGCCGAAAAAAGAGAAAAAGTAAATGGAGTTCCCATCAAGTATGGTAAAGACTTGAATGGTGACCCAATTGTGCAGCGCTTTGCCTTCATCAACCAGCATGCACCTGTACTGTCCGAGGTATTGCAAGACAAACGTTTCGATGCACTTTTAAGCCTGATTGGTCCTGGTGCCCGCCTTGGTATCAACGAGAAAGACGGGATGGTGTTTAACCACTACGTAAATGGTCCGGAAAGCAAGTTCACTAAAATGGGCTGGCATACAGACGGTCTGCGCGACATCTTCATGGGTGGTAAACTGAATCCAATGCTCAATGTAGGTTTACACCTGAGCACATTAAAAGTTGAGAATGGTGGGCTGAGAATCATTCCAGGCACACACAAACAGAGCAGGCTGAGCATGCTGTTCAGGAAGAAATACTTCATTGACCACACGCCTGACAAGAATGAGATCGCTATCACGCCTACAGCCGGTGACGTAACTGTACATGATGGCCGCCTCTGGCACCGTGTGGCGCTGAGCTCTGTAATTGGTGAAGAAAGCCGCAGAAGAGTGATCTATGTACCTATCATTGCAGGGAAATATGCTCCCAAAAATGAAAACAGTCCGACCCAGTTCTACCAGCGCTTTGCTGGTATCGTAAAATAA
- a CDS encoding helix-turn-helix domain-containing protein, whose translation MVENNSEKFKPAFCPIRHVLDRFGDKWSILVVELLSHKGKMRFSEIATSIEDISQKMLTVTLRSLEADGLISREFYPEIPPRVEYELTELGKSLIPPINNLLHWGQEHLETILGNRKRYEDEKEKKKQAGSY comes from the coding sequence ATGGTTGAAAATAATTCTGAGAAATTTAAGCCGGCTTTTTGTCCGATAAGACATGTGCTGGATCGGTTCGGTGATAAATGGTCCATCCTGGTAGTAGAACTGCTGTCTCACAAAGGAAAGATGCGGTTTAGCGAGATCGCCACCAGTATTGAAGATATTTCACAGAAAATGCTCACAGTTACGCTTCGCTCTTTGGAGGCAGATGGATTGATTTCGAGGGAGTTTTATCCTGAAATACCGCCAAGAGTAGAATACGAATTGACAGAACTGGGGAAGAGCCTGATTCCGCCTATTAATAATCTGCTGCACTGGGGACAGGAACATTTGGAGACCATCCTGGGTAACAGGAAGCGGTATGAAGATGAAAAAGAGAAGAAAAAACAGGCTGGATCGTATTGA
- a CDS encoding YceI family protein encodes MKKISIVASALLLSATAFAQNTWTVDKAHSRLGYGVTHLGISESEGNFKSYEAKITATKADFSDAVIEVTADVNSINTDNEMRDKHVKSPDFFDAEKFGTLTFKSTSIKKASGKTFKVTGDLTLHGVTKPVTLDLTINGTTTNPMSKKEEVGIKVTGTFKRTDFGIGASMPTQMLSDEVVLKANGEFVKE; translated from the coding sequence ATGAAAAAAATCTCAATCGTTGCATCAGCACTGTTATTATCTGCAACTGCATTCGCTCAAAACACCTGGACTGTAGACAAAGCGCACAGCAGACTGGGTTACGGCGTTACCCACCTCGGTATCTCTGAAAGCGAAGGTAACTTCAAATCTTACGAAGCTAAGATCACTGCTACTAAAGCAGATTTTTCTGACGCGGTGATCGAAGTGACTGCAGACGTTAACAGCATCAACACTGACAACGAAATGCGCGACAAGCACGTGAAGAGCCCAGATTTCTTCGACGCTGAGAAATTCGGTACCCTGACTTTTAAGAGCACTTCTATCAAGAAAGCAAGCGGTAAGACTTTCAAAGTAACCGGCGACCTGACCCTGCACGGTGTAACTAAACCAGTAACCCTGGATCTGACCATCAATGGTACTACTACTAACCCAATGAGCAAAAAAGAAGAAGTAGGTATCAAAGTAACCGGTACTTTCAAACGTACTGATTTCGGTATTGGCGCTTCTATGCCAACTCAGATGCTGAGCGACGAAGTTGTACTGAAAGCTAACGGCGAATTCGTAAAAGAATAG
- a CDS encoding YceI family protein produces MKRLIIFSGTLLLAAAVFAFNIVSPLWKITEKYNVAFSSNEVGGIFKSFKGTINFDEANLAVSNFDVTVDVASIQTGNALQNKHAKSDEWFDAAKFPVIHYVSKKIVKAGAGYQVTGDLEIHGVKKEFTIPFNFVRKGNAATFNGTFNVNRNDFHIGKPGGDVADVIKVELAVPVTK; encoded by the coding sequence ATGAAAAGATTAATCATATTTTCAGGAACACTGCTGCTGGCGGCAGCAGTGTTTGCCTTTAATATCGTATCTCCCCTGTGGAAAATCACTGAAAAGTACAATGTTGCTTTTAGCAGCAATGAAGTAGGTGGTATTTTCAAAAGCTTTAAAGGCACTATCAATTTTGACGAGGCGAATCTGGCAGTTTCTAACTTTGATGTAACTGTAGATGTGGCTTCTATCCAGACTGGTAATGCATTGCAGAACAAGCATGCAAAGAGCGATGAGTGGTTTGATGCAGCGAAGTTCCCTGTGATCCACTATGTATCAAAGAAAATCGTGAAAGCGGGTGCAGGTTACCAGGTAACCGGCGATCTGGAGATCCATGGTGTGAAAAAGGAATTTACCATTCCTTTCAATTTCGTGAGAAAAGGAAACGCAGCTACCTTTAATGGTACCTTTAATGTAAACAGAAATGATTTCCATATTGGTAAACCAGGTGGAGATGTTGCTGACGTCATTAAAGTAGAGCTGGCAGTGCCTGTTACGAAGTAA
- a CDS encoding acyl-CoA dehydrogenase family protein: protein MAVKFSTIRQAFHLLKNIDFQQLGHIAEKVDLPKVMAAVGKMNDQQLAGLMKMLTSGSGHKKELPPVNGDFYDLAGMLTEEERALQLKVRHFMETEIQPIVNEYWFKAEFPFEIIPKLAALNICGGTFRGEYSFVMEGIIAMEMARVDCSIATFFGVQNGLAMGSIHALGSEAQKKEWLPGMEQLKIIGAFGLTEPEVGSGAAGGLTTTAKRVGDKWVLNGQKKWIGNATFADVLVIWARDVDDNQVKGFLLRKGTPGFSVEKMHDKMALRIVQNGIITLQDCEVAESDRLAHANSFKDTARVLQMTRAGVAWLAVGCARGAYENALTYTRQRKQFGKPIASFQLIQNHLVEMLSNLTAMQTMTFRLSQLQDQGLLDDEHASIAKVFCSLRTRDIVSRAREVMGGNGILLEYNVARFVADAEAIYSYEGTKEINSLIVGRAITGFSAFV, encoded by the coding sequence ATGGCAGTGAAATTTTCTACCATCAGACAGGCATTCCACTTACTCAAAAACATTGATTTCCAACAGCTCGGCCACATCGCCGAAAAAGTGGACCTGCCAAAAGTAATGGCCGCAGTAGGCAAAATGAATGACCAGCAGCTAGCTGGATTAATGAAAATGCTCACCAGCGGTAGCGGCCATAAGAAAGAGCTTCCTCCCGTAAACGGTGACTTTTACGACCTTGCCGGTATGCTCACAGAAGAAGAACGTGCCCTACAACTGAAAGTCCGCCATTTTATGGAAACGGAAATTCAGCCTATCGTAAACGAATACTGGTTCAAAGCTGAATTCCCCTTTGAGATTATACCCAAACTCGCAGCATTAAATATTTGCGGTGGCACCTTCAGGGGCGAATACTCCTTCGTAATGGAAGGAATCATCGCGATGGAGATGGCACGGGTAGATTGCTCCATTGCCACCTTCTTTGGTGTACAGAACGGTTTGGCCATGGGATCCATTCATGCCCTCGGCTCCGAAGCACAAAAGAAAGAATGGCTGCCCGGTATGGAGCAATTAAAGATCATCGGCGCCTTTGGCCTCACAGAACCCGAAGTCGGTTCCGGTGCCGCCGGTGGCCTGACCACCACGGCAAAAAGGGTAGGAGACAAGTGGGTCTTAAATGGTCAGAAGAAATGGATTGGCAATGCCACCTTTGCCGATGTATTGGTCATATGGGCAAGAGATGTGGATGATAACCAGGTAAAAGGATTCCTCTTACGTAAAGGTACACCCGGTTTCAGTGTAGAGAAGATGCATGATAAAATGGCCCTCCGCATTGTACAAAATGGTATCATCACCTTACAGGACTGCGAAGTTGCCGAAAGCGATCGACTCGCTCATGCAAACTCCTTTAAAGATACTGCCAGGGTACTGCAAATGACAAGAGCAGGCGTAGCCTGGTTAGCCGTAGGCTGTGCCAGAGGAGCCTATGAAAATGCCCTGACCTATACCCGTCAGCGTAAACAATTCGGCAAACCAATCGCCAGTTTCCAGTTAATACAAAATCATCTCGTAGAAATGCTCTCGAACCTCACGGCCATGCAGACCATGACATTCAGATTATCTCAGTTACAGGATCAGGGATTACTGGATGATGAACATGCATCTATCGCAAAGGTATTCTGTTCGCTTCGTACCAGAGATATTGTGAGCAGGGCAAGAGAAGTAATGGGAGGGAACGGTATACTGTTGGAATATAATGTAGCCCGCTTTGTAGCAGATGCGGAGGCTATCTATTCTTATGAAGGAACAAAAGAAATCAACTCATTAATAGTAGGCAGAGCCATAACCGGCTTCAGCGCCTTTGTATAA
- a CDS encoding sensor histidine kinase, translating to MKIYLFTAIEQAFKKEFYQQIRSQNIRVTGITAKIVLFTTLVTHILTLTLPASSSLPAGQQVQLIIIQRFLLISSAVIALAIYLIRTKLSSLEQNRYHFLVILFALCFIGSCMGLTFVSQHNPKNTMTMMLIGFLVIAMVQVFSFRQLITICLVTGATFSIFFHLFQVNKVALVGNMVIFWLMMCAFLVVSRLLYSYHANYFIKIKTIEQKNEEIAAANKLKTEILGIVAHDLRSPISGIRSVLHLMQEYPFTPEQENKYLAWISEACTTADQIIEELLSAARQSDENKLQTNYISLNDWLVNVRDNWQQQVRHQQRVLLELPQGEIKAHIHTGKLQRVVDNLLHNAMKFTPDGGDITLGMRPHRGGVRISVADTGIGIPEEMLPNIFDRFTSARRKGLHHEPSTGLGLHICKQLVQQHGGNIYVSSQENKGTIFNIDLPFTVL from the coding sequence ATGAAAATATATTTATTCACCGCGATCGAACAGGCATTTAAAAAAGAATTTTATCAGCAGATCCGGTCTCAGAATATTCGGGTGACAGGCATTACAGCCAAGATTGTATTGTTTACCACGCTTGTTACCCACATTCTTACGCTGACGTTGCCGGCGAGTAGTTCCCTGCCTGCGGGACAACAGGTTCAACTGATTATTATACAGCGGTTCCTGCTTATAAGTTCAGCGGTGATTGCTTTGGCTATCTACCTGATCCGTACTAAACTGTCTTCATTAGAGCAAAACCGATACCATTTCCTGGTCATTCTCTTTGCCTTGTGTTTTATTGGGAGTTGTATGGGACTGACTTTCGTATCGCAACACAATCCTAAGAACACAATGACCATGATGCTGATAGGTTTCCTGGTCATAGCCATGGTACAGGTATTTTCATTCAGACAACTCATCACCATTTGCCTGGTTACGGGGGCAACCTTTTCCATCTTTTTCCACCTCTTCCAGGTGAACAAGGTGGCGCTGGTGGGGAACATGGTTATATTCTGGCTCATGATGTGTGCATTTCTTGTAGTTTCCAGACTGTTATATTCTTATCACGCCAATTATTTTATAAAGATAAAAACTATTGAACAGAAAAACGAGGAGATTGCGGCTGCTAATAAACTGAAGACAGAAATTCTGGGGATTGTAGCGCATGACCTGCGTAGCCCTATTTCGGGCATTCGTTCTGTACTGCACCTGATGCAGGAGTACCCCTTTACCCCTGAGCAGGAGAATAAATACCTGGCCTGGATCAGCGAGGCCTGCACTACTGCGGACCAGATTATTGAGGAACTGCTCTCAGCGGCAAGGCAATCAGATGAAAACAAACTACAAACTAATTATATTTCCCTGAATGACTGGCTGGTGAATGTGCGTGACAACTGGCAACAACAAGTCAGGCACCAACAGCGGGTATTGCTGGAGTTGCCTCAGGGAGAGATAAAAGCACATATTCATACCGGCAAACTACAGCGGGTGGTAGATAACCTGCTACACAATGCAATGAAGTTTACACCTGATGGAGGGGATATAACCCTTGGCATGCGGCCGCATCGTGGAGGCGTGCGGATCTCTGTGGCAGATACAGGTATAGGTATCCCGGAGGAGATGCTACCTAATATCTTCGACCGGTTTACTTCAGCCAGGCGTAAGGGCCTTCATCATGAACCTTCCACCGGGCTGGGGTTGCATATCTGCAAGCAGCTGGTGCAGCAACACGGTGGTAATATCTACGTTTCATCACAAGAGAATAAAGGTACTATCTTTAATATCGACCTGCCTTTTACAGTGTTATAA